A window from Opitutia bacterium ISCC 52 encodes these proteins:
- a CDS encoding TlpA family protein disulfide reductase: MRITLQIATLLACLCALMGCSGNVESGALKKAGLLDYDFVMVQGAKPVKGKPLVIEFWATWCGPCHRLFPHLNEMTEELKGTDIQFVAVTNEAFNLTKEFTRVRQLKYPVASDIKDLYGRALNVSYIPFAVIVNAEGEVVWSGHSGKLSKHRIESTLASKS, from the coding sequence ATGAGAATCACGCTACAGATCGCTACCCTACTCGCCTGCCTATGCGCACTGATGGGATGCAGCGGCAATGTCGAGTCGGGTGCGCTGAAGAAAGCCGGACTACTCGACTACGATTTTGTGATGGTCCAGGGAGCAAAACCTGTAAAAGGGAAACCCTTGGTCATTGAATTCTGGGCTACGTGGTGCGGCCCCTGTCATCGCCTCTTTCCCCATCTCAACGAAATGACTGAGGAACTGAAGGGAACCGATATTCAGTTTGTGGCGGTCACGAACGAGGCCTTCAACCTCACCAAAGAGTTCACCCGTGTTCGTCAGCTCAAGTATCCTGTAGCCTCGGACATAAAGGATCTTTATGGTCGGGCACTGAACGTCAGCTATATTCCCTTCGCTGTTATCGTGAATGCAGAGGGAGAAGTGGTGTGGTCAGGCCACTCTGGAAAACTCTCAAAACACCGCATTGAGTCCACCCTCGCTTCAAAAAGTTAA
- a CDS encoding arylsulfatase — translation MNRLLRHTLLLIAFLAAGPFLSAEKPNVIVIMADDLGYGDISAYGATRVKTPHIDKLAEEGIQFTSGYCSASTCTPTRYSFLTGTYAFRFPNTGIAPPNSPAVVKPGTETIASLLQQGGYKTAVIGKWHLGLGGPDGPDWNGELKPGPREIGFDYNFLLPTTNDRVPQVYVENHRVLNLDPADPLWVGSKKPSEDHPTGITHRDTLKMDWSHGHNSTIHNGISRIGFYTGGHAARFRDEDLADAWVNQSNKWIEENKDGPFFLFFASHDLHVPRIPHERFQGKSELSFRGDAIVQLDWCVGELVKTLKRLEIDDNTMIVFCSDNGPVGDDGYADEALEANGDHAPNGPFTGGKYSVYEGGTRTPFITWWPGKIKPAVSEEVVCTIDLAASLASMAGIDLPSDGILDSFDVHEALLGEPGAKGRDHLVQQDNGKGNNYGFRVGNWKLQRHDSGKARNIVVTNKLANTDVARYRLYDLSTDPREENNLATVHPEVFEDMKSKLAKIIDDGRSRF, via the coding sequence ATGAACCGACTACTTAGACACACACTTCTTTTAATCGCTTTTCTAGCTGCTGGGCCCTTTCTGTCCGCCGAAAAACCTAATGTGATCGTCATCATGGCGGATGACCTGGGCTATGGTGACATCTCGGCCTACGGCGCCACACGGGTCAAAACACCCCACATCGATAAGCTCGCTGAGGAGGGGATCCAATTTACCAGTGGCTATTGTTCTGCCTCAACCTGCACGCCGACCCGTTATTCATTTCTCACTGGCACCTATGCCTTTCGTTTTCCGAATACCGGGATCGCTCCACCCAACAGCCCGGCAGTTGTGAAGCCTGGGACGGAGACCATTGCCTCGCTTTTGCAGCAAGGTGGATATAAGACCGCGGTGATCGGAAAATGGCACCTTGGTCTGGGTGGCCCCGATGGACCGGATTGGAATGGTGAGCTAAAGCCAGGACCCCGCGAAATTGGTTTCGACTACAATTTCCTACTGCCCACCACCAACGACCGTGTTCCACAAGTGTATGTGGAAAACCATCGCGTGCTGAACCTCGATCCGGCGGATCCACTGTGGGTGGGAAGCAAAAAACCATCGGAAGATCACCCCACTGGAATCACCCACCGCGACACTTTGAAAATGGATTGGTCCCATGGACACAACTCCACCATCCATAACGGCATCAGTCGCATCGGCTTTTATACCGGTGGGCATGCAGCCCGATTCCGCGATGAAGACCTGGCCGATGCCTGGGTCAATCAATCCAACAAATGGATCGAAGAAAACAAAGACGGACCCTTCTTCCTGTTTTTTGCCTCCCATGACCTGCACGTGCCACGCATCCCTCACGAGCGTTTCCAGGGAAAGAGCGAGCTCAGCTTCCGTGGCGATGCCATCGTGCAACTTGACTGGTGTGTCGGCGAGCTGGTCAAGACGCTCAAGCGTCTGGAGATCGATGATAATACCATGATCGTCTTCTGTTCTGACAATGGACCCGTGGGTGACGATGGTTATGCGGATGAAGCGCTTGAAGCGAATGGCGACCACGCTCCCAACGGTCCTTTTACCGGTGGTAAATACTCCGTCTACGAAGGAGGTACACGCACTCCGTTCATTACCTGGTGGCCAGGAAAAATTAAGCCTGCTGTTTCCGAAGAAGTGGTTTGCACCATCGACCTGGCAGCAAGTCTGGCGTCGATGGCCGGAATCGATCTACCTTCCGATGGCATCCTCGATAGTTTTGACGTGCATGAAGCCTTGCTAGGTGAGCCCGGAGCCAAGGGCCGCGACCACCTGGTTCAGCAAGACAACGGCAAAGGTAACAACTATGGGTTTCGCGTGGGCAATTGGAAACTACAGCGCCACGACTCAGGTAAAGCCCGCAACATCGTGGTGACCAACAAACTGGCCAACACCGATGTCGCTCGCTACAGACTCTACGACCTTTCCACCGATCCCCGCGAAGAGAACAACCTCGCTACGGTCCATCCAGAAGTTTTCGAGGACATGAAGTCCAAGCTCGCCAAGATCATCGACGACGGAAGAAGCCGGTTTTAA
- a CDS encoding sugar phosphate isomerase/epimerase, with protein MNKISFITANFVARELGYELTEGWHQGNNATNDYFRSIDTFPKRFDALLKEIKRMGFQSIDLWVSHLHWAWATKEHSKIANSLINKHRLRVASMVGNFGATRLELEAACQMANAMEIRLLAGSVPFLRINRDEAVTVLRDYSLEFAQMNQKEESADQLLKKVGYDNHDILGIAIDTGWYQVLNEGLFDAFEELSPNLKLVHLKDVVAMEGNTTCTYEKGVIPVHQCIQKLQEIRFNGSITVEHHPFDRDPAEECQHNFELLKSWLTPQNQRARSR; from the coding sequence ATGAACAAGATCTCTTTCATCACCGCCAACTTTGTGGCGCGTGAACTGGGCTACGAGCTCACCGAAGGTTGGCACCAGGGCAATAATGCGACGAACGACTATTTTCGGTCCATTGATACCTTTCCCAAACGATTTGATGCATTGCTGAAAGAGATCAAACGCATGGGATTCCAGTCGATCGACCTATGGGTCTCTCACTTGCATTGGGCCTGGGCGACGAAGGAGCACAGCAAGATCGCCAATTCGCTGATAAACAAGCATCGGCTCAGGGTGGCCAGCATGGTGGGGAATTTCGGAGCCACTCGTCTTGAGCTGGAGGCCGCATGCCAAATGGCGAATGCCATGGAAATCCGTCTACTAGCGGGATCCGTCCCCTTCCTGCGCATCAACCGAGACGAAGCCGTAACGGTCCTCCGTGATTATAGCCTGGAATTTGCCCAAATGAATCAGAAGGAGGAATCCGCCGATCAATTGCTTAAAAAGGTCGGCTACGACAACCACGACATTCTGGGTATCGCTATCGATACCGGCTGGTATCAAGTTTTGAATGAGGGTCTCTTCGATGCCTTTGAGGAATTATCGCCCAATCTAAAGTTGGTCCACCTCAAGGATGTAGTCGCGATGGAGGGCAACACCACCTGCACTTATGAGAAGGGCGTAATCCCCGTCCACCAGTGCATTCAAAAGCTTCAGGAGATTCGGTTCAACGGATCCATCACGGTCGAGCACCATCCATTTGATCGGGATCCAGCAGAAGAATGCCAACACAACTTTGAGTTACTCAAGTCCTGGTTAACACCTCAAAACCAGCGCGCTCGAAGTCGGTAA
- a CDS encoding dihydroorotase codes for MSSLRIIKNGRIIDPKNDRDEVADLYIKDGKIAESLSDEEIQNAETTDAKGLVVCPGLVDVHVHLREPGQTHKETIQTGSWAAAAGGFTTIVCMPNTNPAADTAGTIQYINDAAKRDAVVHVYPTGCITQGRLGEKLAPIGSLKKAGVVAITDDGDCVQNNEIMRRALEYCKMFDLPIMDHCQDMSLTENAVMNEGEWSIRLGLKGWPAAAEDIIVARNALLSEMTGAHVHMQHISSAGAVEVMRRAKLRNVNVTAEATPHHLALTDACIKDYDTNCKMNPPLRTEADRQALIEGLRDGTLDILATDHAPHTNYEKDKEFDYAPFGILGSETCFAVSQQILCGEAGIPLNEVIAWLTYKPAELVKLPAGTLTPGAPADVAILDPEGTWTVNEETIFSKSQNSPWWGDELTSKTVATIVAGKTVFEDGQIVG; via the coding sequence ATGAGCAGCCTACGCATCATCAAAAATGGTCGGATCATCGATCCGAAAAATGATCGAGACGAAGTCGCCGATCTATACATCAAAGACGGCAAGATTGCCGAATCACTCAGCGATGAAGAGATTCAAAATGCTGAGACCACAGACGCAAAAGGCTTAGTCGTCTGCCCCGGATTGGTTGACGTACACGTTCATTTGCGCGAGCCAGGACAGACCCACAAGGAAACCATTCAAACCGGTTCCTGGGCGGCAGCGGCGGGAGGATTTACAACGATCGTTTGCATGCCGAACACAAATCCGGCTGCAGACACTGCAGGCACGATTCAGTACATCAACGATGCTGCAAAGCGTGATGCCGTCGTGCATGTCTACCCAACTGGGTGTATCACCCAAGGCCGTTTGGGCGAAAAGCTAGCTCCCATTGGCAGTCTCAAAAAAGCGGGCGTGGTAGCGATTACCGACGATGGAGATTGCGTACAAAACAACGAGATCATGCGCCGTGCCCTCGAATATTGTAAGATGTTCGACCTGCCGATCATGGACCATTGCCAGGACATGTCTCTCACTGAAAACGCCGTCATGAATGAGGGCGAGTGGTCAATCCGGCTTGGTCTCAAAGGTTGGCCGGCAGCAGCGGAAGACATTATTGTCGCACGAAATGCTTTACTTTCGGAAATGACCGGAGCACATGTGCACATGCAACACATCAGTTCTGCCGGTGCCGTGGAAGTCATGCGTCGCGCCAAGCTTCGCAATGTCAATGTGACCGCGGAAGCAACTCCCCATCACCTCGCGCTGACGGATGCCTGTATCAAAGATTACGATACCAATTGTAAAATGAATCCCCCGCTTCGTACAGAGGCAGACCGACAAGCGCTCATAGAGGGACTCAGGGATGGCACCTTGGATATCCTGGCCACTGACCATGCCCCTCATACCAATTACGAGAAGGACAAGGAATTTGATTATGCACCCTTTGGCATTCTGGGTTCAGAAACCTGTTTTGCGGTTTCCCAGCAAATCTTGTGCGGAGAAGCGGGCATCCCTTTGAATGAGGTCATCGCCTGGCTCACCTACAAACCAGCTGAACTCGTGAAACTTCCAGCGGGGACACTCACCCCGGGAGCACCAGCCGATGTGGCAATCCTGGATCCGGAAGGAACCTGGACGGTGAATGAAGAAACCATTTTCAGTAAGTCGCAGAATTCACCTTGGTGGGGTGATGAACTAACCAGTAAGACCGTGGCAACTATCGTCGCTGGAAAGACCGTTTTTGAAGACGGTCAGATTGTCGGGTAA
- a CDS encoding aspartate carbamoyltransferase catalytic subunit, with protein MEWTRKDLIGIEPLSREELEAIFTVASGFKRILGRSVKKVPALRGKTIVNLFLEPSTRTKLAFEMAASRLSADVITVNADASSFVKGETLKDTARNICALNADMIVLRHSAPGSAKYLSEIVDVPVINAGDGSHEHPTQALLDNFTMLEHLDSLEGKKVTILGDILFSRVARSNIFSLTKLGSEVTVAGPATLVPKTFESMGVKVIHDLKTALADADVVMLLRIQHERQSSTHFPSLGEYTSMFGINKERAQWLKPDALIMHPGPINRGVEIDSELADSDRSVILEQVTNGIATRMAVLYLCTGGSISALENSAE; from the coding sequence ATGGAATGGACCCGCAAAGATCTCATCGGAATCGAACCTCTCTCACGGGAGGAACTCGAAGCCATATTCACCGTCGCATCTGGATTTAAACGCATCCTTGGGCGCTCAGTAAAAAAGGTCCCGGCCTTGAGGGGAAAGACCATCGTCAATCTCTTCCTGGAACCGAGCACCCGAACCAAGCTCGCATTCGAAATGGCCGCATCCAGACTCAGCGCAGATGTGATCACGGTCAATGCCGACGCCAGCAGCTTCGTAAAAGGTGAGACACTCAAGGATACTGCACGAAATATCTGTGCGTTGAATGCGGACATGATTGTGCTCCGCCATTCTGCTCCTGGGTCAGCAAAATACCTGAGCGAGATTGTGGATGTTCCCGTGATCAATGCAGGGGATGGTTCACACGAGCACCCCACTCAGGCTTTGTTAGATAACTTTACGATGCTTGAGCATCTAGACTCACTAGAGGGCAAGAAGGTCACCATCTTGGGAGACATTCTTTTTAGCAGAGTAGCTCGCTCAAATATTTTTTCCCTTACCAAGTTGGGCTCCGAAGTCACCGTCGCCGGACCAGCCACCCTGGTTCCTAAAACGTTTGAATCGATGGGCGTAAAAGTCATTCACGACTTAAAGACCGCACTCGCAGACGCAGATGTGGTCATGTTGCTACGGATACAACACGAGCGTCAGTCCTCAACCCACTTTCCGTCACTCGGTGAATACACGAGTATGTTCGGCATCAATAAGGAACGTGCCCAATGGCTCAAGCCAGACGCCTTAATCATGCACCCGGGGCCAATCAACCGAGGCGTGGAAATCGACTCCGAGCTGGCTGACTCAGATCGCTCAGTCATCCTGGAACAAGTCACCAACGGAATCGCCACTCGCATGGCAGTCCTTTACCTTTGCACAGGCGGATCCATATCCGCTTTGGAGAACTCTGCAGAATGA
- a CDS encoding MFS transporter, giving the protein MSSGLPTLSENRFLRFFTVTALYMAQGIVMGVIIISLPAVLAAEGLTATQVGSFVGLVMLPWSFKILFAPLMDRFTVIAMGRRRPWILVGIIVSAIGYFGMASIQNPTENLPLLIAMGMVAVGCSALMDVSVDGMVVDILPTKEQALANGLMWGGKVLGTAITAWASGWMYKNVGISETLYAAGLLTLAFALFPLLIRERSGERLLPWTTGQASEETLKLHEGSWLFIGKGLLKVFLLPTTLWMALLGATGGSLQGFLDAMLPVLTVQELQWQADDYSNIGALSQLISGLIGMVLGGWLANLLGYKRAVTLFLSMLLLANAAAALAAPIWETRSTIVSIAIIHTALRTLSIITFFSIAMALCWKKIAASQFAMYMIFANFGFSSGSILFGQLSQVISFSQMFYVMGGICFVGIFATSRIHIDKHSERLTTLDQESSSQIS; this is encoded by the coding sequence ATGAGTTCCGGCTTACCTACGCTTTCAGAAAATCGCTTCCTCAGGTTTTTTACTGTGACTGCACTCTATATGGCGCAGGGTATCGTCATGGGGGTGATCATCATTTCGCTTCCGGCTGTTCTGGCCGCCGAGGGCCTCACCGCGACCCAGGTAGGCAGCTTTGTGGGACTGGTTATGCTTCCCTGGTCCTTCAAGATATTGTTCGCGCCCCTGATGGATCGATTCACGGTCATAGCTATGGGTCGGCGCAGGCCCTGGATACTCGTTGGAATCATTGTTTCCGCCATTGGGTATTTTGGCATGGCCTCAATACAGAATCCGACTGAAAACCTGCCCCTCTTGATAGCCATGGGAATGGTCGCGGTAGGATGCAGCGCACTGATGGACGTTTCCGTCGATGGCATGGTAGTGGATATTCTACCCACCAAGGAACAGGCCCTGGCCAATGGACTCATGTGGGGAGGCAAGGTTCTGGGAACCGCGATCACCGCCTGGGCATCCGGTTGGATGTACAAAAACGTGGGCATCTCGGAAACGTTGTATGCTGCAGGGCTTCTCACTCTTGCGTTTGCCCTCTTTCCGTTGCTCATACGGGAACGATCCGGAGAGAGACTACTTCCCTGGACCACAGGCCAGGCTTCCGAGGAAACACTCAAGCTGCACGAGGGAAGCTGGCTATTCATTGGCAAAGGACTGCTCAAAGTCTTTCTATTACCTACCACCCTTTGGATGGCGCTGCTCGGTGCCACTGGCGGAAGTCTACAAGGATTTCTGGACGCCATGTTGCCTGTCTTAACTGTGCAGGAGCTCCAATGGCAGGCAGATGACTACTCAAACATCGGAGCGCTGTCCCAACTCATCTCCGGATTAATTGGCATGGTCCTTGGCGGTTGGTTGGCCAACCTACTTGGTTACAAACGGGCAGTAACACTTTTCTTGTCCATGCTCCTTTTAGCCAACGCAGCCGCTGCGCTTGCGGCACCTATCTGGGAAACACGATCCACCATCGTCAGTATCGCTATCATACACACTGCCCTGCGCACACTATCCATCATAACCTTCTTTTCCATCGCCATGGCCTTGTGCTGGAAGAAGATCGCCGCCAGCCAGTTTGCCATGTATATGATCTTTGCCAATTTTGGTTTCTCCTCTGGCTCTATTCTCTTCGGTCAGCTTTCCCAGGTCATCAGTTTCTCGCAGATGTTTTACGTCATGGGAGGTATCTGCTTTGTTGGGATCTTCGCGACAAGCCGCATTCATATTGATAAGCACAGCGAGCGTCTCACTACTCTTGATCAGGAGTCCTCCAGTCAAATCTCATAA
- the pyrR gene encoding bifunctional pyr operon transcriptional regulator/uracil phosphoribosyltransferase PyrR — translation MQTSQPPSHEDIAEAIKRLTVELSEAYPDPSKLTLIGIARGGVELGKRIQKALAEKLSRDIPYGVVDISFHRDDISSNPVPNIQSFANLPFNVEGKHVVLIDDVVFSGRSVRAALNEVFDQGRPNSVKLAVLVDRGGRSLPIQPDFVGLSLDVEDGHRVEVSISDQSDTPDTISIET, via the coding sequence ATGCAGACATCCCAACCACCATCCCACGAGGACATCGCTGAAGCGATCAAGCGGTTGACTGTTGAATTATCTGAAGCTTATCCCGATCCCTCAAAATTGACCCTCATTGGTATCGCCCGTGGAGGAGTTGAATTAGGAAAACGCATCCAGAAAGCATTGGCCGAGAAATTGAGCCGGGACATTCCGTATGGGGTCGTCGATATCTCATTCCATAGAGATGACATTTCATCGAATCCCGTTCCCAACATTCAATCTTTTGCCAACCTCCCCTTCAATGTTGAAGGAAAACACGTAGTACTAATCGATGACGTTGTCTTCTCAGGCCGTTCCGTACGAGCAGCCTTGAATGAAGTCTTTGACCAAGGGAGACCCAACTCTGTCAAACTCGCAGTGCTGGTCGATAGAGGAGGACGGAGCCTACCGATACAACCGGATTTCGTAGGCCTATCCCTCGATGTGGAAGATGGCCATCGAGTAGAAGTGAGCATCAGTGATCAGTCAGACACCCCCGATACAATTTCGATTGAAACCTAA